The Niastella koreensis GR20-10 genome includes a window with the following:
- a CDS encoding suppressor of fused domain protein, which translates to MTGQHLNIITHLTTHFGATPTLLWDPNDEDPQVGCAYFPAEKTGRPWGTLCSVGMSLTPMVLDEHAEDTDTKRAEIVVYVKEDEPDLDDIANKVRWAGAFPFLQEPQTFLGWGHTVHLHDLFRDSELTTLLTLSSIVTADNEPAFQIEGDDVGFIWLTFLTDAEYALKKEQGVNAILDLFGEHQHPVTFDRSRKSYV; encoded by the coding sequence ATGACCGGGCAACATTTAAATATAATCACTCATCTAACCACCCACTTCGGCGCCACTCCAACATTATTGTGGGATCCCAATGACGAAGACCCGCAGGTTGGTTGTGCTTATTTCCCGGCGGAAAAAACAGGCCGTCCCTGGGGCACGCTGTGTTCAGTTGGCATGAGCCTTACACCCATGGTGCTCGACGAGCACGCAGAAGATACCGATACCAAACGTGCAGAGATCGTTGTATATGTAAAGGAAGATGAACCCGACCTGGATGATATCGCCAACAAGGTTCGCTGGGCTGGCGCTTTCCCTTTTTTGCAGGAACCGCAAACCTTCCTGGGTTGGGGCCATACCGTTCACCTGCACGATCTGTTCAGGGATTCTGAATTAACCACGCTGCTTACATTATCCTCTATAGTAACTGCCGACAATGAACCCGCCTTTCAAATAGAAGGCGATGATGTTGGGTTTATCTGGCTGACATTTCTTACCGATGCAGAATATGCCCTGAAGAAAGAACAGGGCGTGAACGCCATTCTCGATTTGTTTGGCGAACACCAACACCCGGTTACATTTGACCGTAGCCGTAAAAGTTACGTGTAA
- a CDS encoding flavin reductase family protein has translation MEILQWKVIQVIPETPDAKTYVLEEANGKPVTWDAGQSLTFLFSHLGHEIRRSYSICTTQGIDKHIAITVKKKENGEVSRHILRTWQPGTLVNSLPPAGRFIIDTDHSQKRQIWFIAAGSGIVPMLALIKKVLFQEPESHITLLYQNHDERNIIYQQPLLQLAIQYPQRFTRIDLLSNPIDADTKPARLNNWLLERIVTDRIASADTAFRILFYTCGPEPFMRMVQFTLRVMGFAEDQLRKEHFVIEAIRKPAFTVPATPFKVVVHYARQTYHFTSAFPDTILKAAQKQGIDLPYSCNTGRCATCAAHCRKGSVIMSNNEVLTDGDLQGGLVLTCTGYATADLELEV, from the coding sequence ATGGAAATATTGCAGTGGAAAGTAATTCAGGTGATTCCCGAAACGCCTGACGCAAAAACGTATGTTCTGGAAGAAGCGAATGGAAAACCGGTTACCTGGGATGCGGGTCAATCCCTGACTTTTTTGTTTAGTCACCTCGGGCATGAGATCCGCCGCTCCTACTCCATCTGCACCACTCAGGGCATCGATAAGCACATAGCCATTACAGTAAAAAAGAAAGAGAATGGCGAGGTTTCGCGCCATATTCTGCGTACCTGGCAGCCAGGCACACTCGTAAACAGCCTGCCGCCTGCAGGCAGATTTATCATAGATACCGATCATTCGCAGAAACGACAAATCTGGTTTATTGCCGCCGGCAGTGGCATAGTGCCCATGCTGGCCCTTATAAAAAAAGTGCTTTTCCAGGAACCGGAGAGTCACATCACCCTGCTGTATCAAAACCACGATGAACGGAATATCATTTACCAGCAACCGCTGCTGCAGCTGGCTATCCAGTATCCTCAACGGTTCACCCGCATCGATCTGCTGAGTAACCCCATCGATGCAGATACAAAACCTGCCAGACTTAATAACTGGTTGCTGGAAAGGATAGTTACAGATAGAATTGCTTCGGCGGACACAGCGTTCAGGATATTATTCTACACCTGCGGACCGGAACCATTTATGCGCATGGTGCAGTTTACGCTGCGGGTGATGGGTTTTGCTGAAGATCAGTTGCGCAAGGAACATTTTGTTATAGAAGCCATCCGCAAACCGGCCTTTACCGTTCCTGCTACCCCATTCAAGGTAGTGGTGCATTACGCCCGTCAAACATATCATTTCACGTCTGCGTTTCCCGATACCATTTTAAAGGCTGCCCAAAAGCAGGGCATCGATCTGCCCTATAGTTGCAATACAGGCCGCTGTGCTACCTGTGCCGCGCATTGCCGTAAAGGCTCGGTGATCATGAGCAACAATGAGGTGCTTACTGATGGGGACCTGCAGGGCGGACTGGTGCTTACCTGTACCGGCTATGCCACTGCTGATTTGGAACTGGAGGTATAA
- a CDS encoding YhdH/YhfP family quinone oxidoreductase — protein MPFKALWVTETDKGTFERTIVDRLIDDLPAGELVIRVQYSSLNYKDALSATGNKGITRKYPHTPGIDAAGIVEISRNEQFAVGDEVVVTGNDLGMNTCGGYGQFIRVPASWVVKKPENLSLKECMTIGTAGFTAACALYKMELMKMDPSRGPIVVTGATGGVGSMAVSILSKVGYEVIAVSGKSNALEYLQHLGAARVEDRSFVTDFSNKALLKPKWAGAIDTVGGDTLVTLLKACQPEGSVVSTGLVASPKLDATVYPFILNGVNLLGIGSAETPMAVRLIIWEKLNTEWNIKDKLSAIGKEVTLDELNTTYIDSILQGKIMGRIVVNLNNL, from the coding sequence ATGCCATTTAAAGCGCTTTGGGTAACAGAAACCGACAAAGGAACTTTTGAACGGACGATTGTTGACCGGTTAATTGATGACCTGCCGGCGGGTGAGCTGGTGATCAGGGTACAATATTCTTCCCTGAATTATAAGGATGCGCTTTCGGCAACAGGCAATAAGGGTATAACCAGAAAATATCCGCATACTCCCGGCATCGATGCAGCGGGGATAGTGGAGATCAGCCGTAACGAGCAGTTTGCCGTAGGCGACGAGGTAGTGGTTACGGGCAACGACCTGGGCATGAATACCTGCGGCGGCTATGGCCAGTTCATCCGCGTTCCGGCAAGCTGGGTGGTTAAAAAACCAGAGAACCTTTCATTAAAAGAATGCATGACCATCGGCACAGCCGGTTTTACCGCCGCCTGTGCATTGTATAAAATGGAATTGATGAAAATGGACCCAAGCCGGGGCCCCATTGTAGTTACCGGGGCAACCGGTGGTGTGGGCAGTATGGCGGTTTCTATTTTATCAAAAGTGGGCTACGAAGTGATAGCCGTGAGTGGCAAATCAAACGCCCTGGAATACTTACAACACCTGGGTGCTGCGCGGGTGGAAGACAGGTCCTTTGTCACCGACTTCTCCAATAAAGCGCTCTTAAAGCCCAAATGGGCCGGCGCCATCGATACCGTTGGCGGCGATACCCTGGTTACGTTATTAAAGGCCTGCCAGCCGGAAGGCAGTGTGGTAAGCACCGGACTGGTGGCTTCGCCCAAACTCGATGCCACGGTATATCCGTTCATTTTGAACGGCGTTAATTTACTGGGTATCGGTTCTGCCGAAACACCTATGGCGGTTCGCCTTATTATATGGGAAAAACTGAACACCGAATGGAACATAAAAGATAAATTATCTGCCATTGGCAAAGAAGTTACACTGGATGAGTTGAATACTACTTACATTGATAGTATTTTGCAGGGCAAAATCATGGGCCGCATAGTGGTCAATCTCAACAACCTGTAA
- a CDS encoding O-acetyl-ADP-ribose deacetylase, with the protein MIRLIQGDLTRLEVDAIVNAANTSLLGGGGVDGAIHRAGGPAILEECRAIRAKQGGCEVGEAVITTAGKLPAKYVIHTVGPVWNGGHNGEPDLLANCYRNSLRLAVENGITTIAFPNISTGIYRFPKPEAAAIAITTVQQFIANNKSLKEIFFVCFDDENYALYKERLA; encoded by the coding sequence ATGATCAGGCTTATACAGGGAGATCTAACCAGATTGGAAGTGGATGCTATCGTGAATGCCGCTAATACCTCTTTATTAGGTGGTGGTGGTGTAGATGGCGCTATTCACCGGGCCGGCGGGCCAGCTATACTGGAGGAATGCCGGGCCATCCGGGCCAAACAGGGTGGCTGTGAGGTTGGCGAAGCAGTGATTACCACCGCAGGTAAATTACCTGCCAAATATGTAATTCATACTGTTGGTCCGGTGTGGAATGGCGGTCATAACGGGGAGCCTGACCTGCTGGCCAATTGTTACCGCAATTCATTACGGCTGGCAGTTGAGAATGGGATAACCACCATTGCATTTCCAAATATCAGTACCGGCATTTACCGGTTTCCCAAACCGGAAGCCGCTGCCATTGCCATTACTACGGTTCAACAGTTTATAGCTAACAATAAAAGCCTTAAAGAGATATTCTTTGTATGTTTTGATGACGAGAATTACGCTCTTTATAAAGAGAGGCTGGCTTAA
- a CDS encoding methylated-DNA--[protein]-cysteine S-methyltransferase, with translation MVHISSFITYYQSPVGLLQIAGTEHFISEVLFIDEPDKITPATDDKDLPPMAIQAVEQLIEYFHGQRRFFELPISQKGTPFQQRVWNELMNIPYGKTVSYLEMAHRLGDPKVIRAAAAANGQNNVAIIVPCHRVIGSNNTLVGYAGGLPRKKWLLQHENKIAHGVQTLF, from the coding sequence ATTGTTCATATAAGTTCCTTCATAACATATTACCAAAGCCCCGTTGGCTTGCTGCAGATAGCAGGTACGGAACATTTCATCAGCGAAGTATTATTTATTGATGAACCCGATAAAATTACGCCTGCTACAGATGATAAGGACCTGCCGCCTATGGCCATTCAGGCAGTTGAACAATTGATAGAATATTTTCATGGCCAGCGCCGTTTTTTTGAATTGCCCATTTCGCAGAAAGGCACCCCGTTTCAACAAAGGGTATGGAATGAACTGATGAACATCCCCTATGGAAAAACCGTCAGCTACCTGGAGATGGCGCACCGCCTGGGCGATCCCAAAGTGATTAGGGCCGCAGCTGCCGCCAACGGCCAAAACAACGTGGCTATCATTGTGCCCTGCCACCGGGTTATCGGTTCCAACAATACCCTGGTAGGTTATGCGGGCGGATTACCGCGCAAAAAATGGTTATTGCAGCATGAGAATAAAATAGCGCATGGGGTGCAAACGCTCTTCTGA